The DNA region TGATCCGTTCTTTACCACCAAACCCATCGGCCAGGGCACAGGCCTTGGATTGTCGATGATATATGGCTTCAGCAAGCAATCACGCGGCCACGTCGCCATTCACAGCGAAGTGGGCAAAGGCACCACGGTGAGTCTGTTTCTCCCGCGATTCGGCGGTGTCGTGCCTCAGGACAGCCCGGTGGACGTCCAGCACGCTCCGTTCGCACAGCATGGAGAAACGGTGCTGATCGTCGAGGACGATCCGGCGGTTCGGGTGTTGGTCAGTACGGTGCTGAGTGATCTGGGCTATGCCTTCGTCGAGGCTGGCGATGCCGACAGCGCGGTGCCGATTCTCGACTCCGGGCAGCGTATCGATCTGTTGATCAGCGACGTTGGATTGCCCGGCATGAATGGCCGGCAACTGGCAGAAATCGGCCGCCAATACCGGCCGGATCTCAAGGTGTTGTTCATCACCGGCTACGCCGAACACGCGGCGGTGCGCGGTGGTTTCCTTGATCCTGGCATGCAGATGATCACCAAGCCGTTCACCTTCGACCTGCTGACGGCGAAGGTGCGGGAGATGATCCGGATTTGAAGATCACTCGTGTAGGAGCTGCCGAAGGCTGCGATCTTTTGATCTTGCTTTTATAAGATCAAAAGATCGCAGCCTTCGGCAGCTCCTACGATAGTACGCGGGATATCAGGAAAGCATTTCCTGCATAAGCTCTTGCAGCACTTCCAGATCGAACGGCTTGGCCAGGATCGGTGCTTTACGGGTGATCGGGCTGTCCGTCTCGCGGATCTCCTGCGGATAACCGCTGATAAAGATCACCTTGAGTTCCGGTCGCAGCTTCACGGCAGGTTCGGCAATCTGGACGCCAGAGATTCCGCCCGGCAGGCGGAAGTCGGTGATCATCATGTCCAGGTGCGGTTTGCTCGACAGAATTTCGAAGGCCTGCTCGCCGTTTTCGGCCTGCAATACCCGGTAGCCCTCACCCGACAGATAGGCCGACAGCACCATCAAAATCGAGGGGTCATCTTCGACGATCAATACGACGTCTTGTGCATCTTCACTCATGGGAAGCCTTTGTTCGGTCAATAGCTGCTGATACGACCGTGGGGTCGATCAGAGGTTGCGTTTTTCTGGCTGTTTTCCTACAGCGGCAGACAAACGCGAAACAAGGCGCCTTCGCCAATCCGGCTTTCGACGGTAATGGAACCGCCATGGGCGGCCACAATCTGCTCGGAAATAAATAAGCCCAGGCCCAACCCCGCGACAGCGTGTTTGGCCGTGACGCGTTCGAACTGCTGGAAAATACGCTTCTGGTTCTCTTCGCTGATACCGATCCCAAGGTCGCGCACTTCCACCCGAGCCTGACCGCTCCCACTGTACACCTTAACGGTGATCGGACTCTTGGCGCCGTAGCGCAAAGCATTGGTCAGCAGGTTGGAAATCACCTGTTCAACGCGAAATTCGTCCCAGCTGCCCACCACCGGTTGCTCGGCCTCCAGGGTGACCGATGACTCGGCAGCATCGATCTGCGGTGCAAAGTTCTGCAACAAGCCGCGAACCAGCGTCGACAGATCGAAGCGCGTCGGTCGGATCGACAACTTGCCGGTACGAATGCGCGACACATCGAGCATGTCTTCGATCAGGCGGATCAGGCTTTTGATCTGCCGCTCGTCGCGGTCGACCATCGCGTGCATCTTGTCCAGGGTGAACGCCGCGGCGTTATCCCGGTCCAGGTGCATCTTGCGCAATTGGGTTTCGAGGATCAGGCCATTGAGCGGCGTGCGGACTTCGTGGGCAACGATGGACATGAAGTCATCACGCATGCGCACCGATTGCTCCAGTTCCAGCTGGGTACTTTGTAATTGCTTGAGCAGCGTTTCCTGCTCGCGGCGGCTTTGCTCCAGCTCTTCGACCTGCTGTTTCATCGCCTTGCTTTGGCGAAACAGCTCGACGAACACGTTGACCTTGCTCTTGACCGCGTGAATATCCAGCGGCTTGTAGAGGAAATCCACGGCGCCGCTTTCGTAGCCCTTGAACGCGTAGTTCAACTCACGACCGGCGGCACTGACGAACACGATCGGGATGTTCTTGGTCTTTTCCGTGCCGCGCATCAGCTCGGCCAGTTCGAAGCCGTTCATGCCGGGCATCTGCACGTCGAGAATGGCCATGGCAAACTCGTGTTGGAGCAACAGCGACAAGGCTTCGTCGGCGGACAAAGCTTTATAGACGATACGGTCTTCGCGCCTGATCAACGCTTCGAGCGCCAACAAGTTCTCCGGCAGATCGTCGACGATCAGCAATTTGGCCTGGATAGTACTTAGCATGCGATTCGTTCCAGCTCGACAAGCAGACGGCCGATGCCGCGTATAGGGAGAATATGGTCCGGCTGGTGTATATCAAGCGCAGCCTGAGGCATGGTCGCGACCTGGGCTTCATCCGGGTCCTGGACGATGGTCATGCCGCCACGGCGCTTGACCTGAGCCAGGCCGTGGGCGCCATCGCGGTTGGCGCCGGTCAACAACACGGCGGCCAAGGCTGAACCGTAGGCATCGGCGGCCGACTCGAACAGGTAATCAATGGCCGGTCGCGAATAATGCACGCGGGCTTCCAGGCTCAAGGAAAAACTGTGGTCCTGCTCCACCGACAAGTGATAACCCGGTGTCGCGAAATAGAGCGTTCCCGCTTCGACCCGCGTCTTGTCGCGGGCTTCCAGTACAGGCATGGCTACTCGCCGTGCGAACACCTCGGCCAGTTGGCTGCGACGTTCGTCCGGCAGGTGCAAAACCACGATGATCGGCAGCTTGAAGCCTTCTCGCAGTGGAGTGAGGATGTTCAGCAATGCCTCCACACCGCCGGCCGAGGCGCCGATCACGATGGCCTCTATAGAAGGTAAATTCGCTGCACTGTTCATGATTTGCGGTAAATCCGTTCTTGTTTGACCAACGGTTGGAACTGGTTGCCGTAGGCCGAAAAATCCAGGGTTTCCTTGCTGCCCAGCACCAAAAATCCTCGATGGCAAAGGGATTCATGAAACAAACCGAACGCACGATCCTGAAGCTTTTTGTTGAAATAAATCAAAACATTACGACACGAAATTAATTGAGTTTCTGAAAAGACACTGTCGGTCGCGAGGCTGTGATCGGCGAAGGTCACGTTCTCACACAGTGTCTTGTCAAAAATGGCGTAACCGTAAGCCGCCGTGTAGTAGTCGACGAACGAACGCTGGCCACCTGCCTGCTGGTAGTTATGAGTGTAGGCGCGGACATTCTCCATGGAGAAAATCCCTTGCTTGGCCTTGTCCAGCGAGCGCGGATTGATGTCGGTGGCGTAGATGATGGTGCGATCGAGCAAGCCCTCTTCACGCAGCAGAATAGCCATCGAATAGACCTCTTCCCCCGTGCTGCAACCGGCGATCCAGATCTTGATCGAGGGGTAAGTCTTGAGCAGCGGCACCACTTCCTTGCGGATCGCCAGGAAATGCGAAGGGTCGCGGAACATTTCGCTGACCGGGATCGTCAGCAGTTGCAGTAACTGCATGAACGCCGTCGGGTCGTGCAGGACCTTTTCCTGCAACGCTGAAATGGTCGTGCACTCGAACTGGCTCAACGCGTGATTGACCCGGCGCTTGATCGAAGCGCCGGAGTAGTCGCGAAAGTCATAGCTGTATTTGAGGTAGATCGCCTCGATCAACAAGCGAATTTCGATTTCGCTATTTCGCTCCACTGAAAAATTGCGTTCCACTAAATGCGTTCCATTTTTGGTAACCACACGCGAATCAGCGAGAACAGGCGATCCAGGTCAATGGGCTTGGCCAGGTAATCATTGGAGCCCGCTTGCAAGCAGCGCTCCTGATCGTCCTTCATGGCCTTGGCCGTCACCGCAATGATCGGCAGCTTGCGCCAGCGCGGGTCCTTGCGAATCTCGATGGTGGCTTCGTAGCCATCCATCTCCGGCATCATCACGTCCATCAACACCAGATCGATGTCCTCGACTTCATTCAGTCTTTCAATCGCTTCACGGCCGTTCCGGCCGATGACCACGACTGCACCCTTTTGCTCCAGGGCACTGGTGAGGGCGAAGATATTGCGTACATCGTCGTCCACCAGCAGCACCTTGCGACCCTCGAAAACCTTGTCGCGGCTGCGCGCGGTCTTGAGCATCCTCTGGCGCTCATGGGACAACCTGGATTCGACTTTGTGCAGAAAGAGTGTGACCTCATCCAGCAAACGCTCTGGCGAGCGCGCGCCCTTGATGATGATCGAGCGCGAATACTTGCGCAGGTCCGCCTCTTCGTCCCGGGTCAGGTTGCGCCCGGTGTAGACGATCACCGGCGGGAACGAGCAGATATCTTCGGTGGACATACGCTTGAGCAGGTCGTTGCCGAGCATGTCCGGCAGCTTCAGGTCGATGATCATGCAGTCGAAAATCGTCGTGCGCAGCAGCTCCAGCGCGTCCTGCGCCAGGCCAACGGCAGTGATCTCGATGTCATCGTCGCCGATCAGCCGGGCAATGCTGTCGCGCTGTACATCATCGTCTTCGACCAGTAGGACCCGTTTGACCTTTTGGGTCAGCTTGGCCTCAAGGCGGGCAAACACGTCCTTGAGTTCTTCTCGGGTAGTCGGCTTGACCGCGTAACC from Pseudomonas sp. ACM7 includes:
- a CDS encoding chemotaxis protein CheB codes for the protein MNSAANLPSIEAIVIGASAGGVEALLNILTPLREGFKLPIIVVLHLPDERRSQLAEVFARRVAMPVLEARDKTRVEAGTLYFATPGYHLSVEQDHSFSLSLEARVHYSRPAIDYLFESAADAYGSALAAVLLTGANRDGAHGLAQVKRRGGMTIVQDPDEAQVATMPQAALDIHQPDHILPIRGIGRLLVELERIAC
- a CDS encoding protein-glutamate O-methyltransferase CheR is translated as MERNFSVERNSEIEIRLLIEAIYLKYSYDFRDYSGASIKRRVNHALSQFECTTISALQEKVLHDPTAFMQLLQLLTIPVSEMFRDPSHFLAIRKEVVPLLKTYPSIKIWIAGCSTGEEVYSMAILLREEGLLDRTIIYATDINPRSLDKAKQGIFSMENVRAYTHNYQQAGGQRSFVDYYTAAYGYAIFDKTLCENVTFADHSLATDSVFSETQLISCRNVLIYFNKKLQDRAFGLFHESLCHRGFLVLGSKETLDFSAYGNQFQPLVKQERIYRKS
- a CDS encoding hybrid sensor histidine kinase/response regulator, which codes for MLSTIQAKLLIVDDLPENLLALEALIRREDRIVYKALSADEALSLLLQHEFAMAILDVQMPGMNGFELAELMRGTEKTKNIPIVFVSAAGRELNYAFKGYESGAVDFLYKPLDIHAVKSKVNVFVELFRQSKAMKQQVEELEQSRREQETLLKQLQSTQLELEQSVRMRDDFMSIVAHEVRTPLNGLILETQLRKMHLDRDNAAAFTLDKMHAMVDRDERQIKSLIRLIEDMLDVSRIRTGKLSIRPTRFDLSTLVRGLLQNFAPQIDAAESSVTLEAEQPVVGSWDEFRVEQVISNLLTNALRYGAKSPITVKVYSGSGQARVEVRDLGIGISEENQKRIFQQFERVTAKHAVAGLGLGLFISEQIVAAHGGSITVESRIGEGALFRVCLPL
- a CDS encoding response regulator; translated protein: MSEDAQDVVLIVEDDPSILMVLSAYLSGEGYRVLQAENGEQAFEILSSKPHLDMMITDFRLPGGISGVQIAEPAVKLRPELKVIFISGYPQEIRETDSPITRKAPILAKPFDLEVLQELMQEMLS